From a single Okeanomitos corallinicola TIOX110 genomic region:
- the ugpC gene encoding sn-glycerol-3-phosphate ABC transporter ATP-binding protein UgpC, whose product MATIEFQQIFKVYSNGYTALKNLSLDIKDGEFLVFVGPSGCGKSTALRMLAGLEEISGGKLLIGGEIVNDKTPQERNIAMVFQNYALYPHMTVRENMEFPLKMLKMPKAERQKRVIAAAEKLGLTNLLDNKPKQMSGGQRQRVAMGRAIVRNPSVFLMDEPLSNLDAKMRVQIRTEISQLQRNMGITMVYVTHDQVEAMTMGDRVAVMKGGELQQIAPPQELYDSPANTFVAAFIGSPAMNIFRSKLIKNEMGDLIINFGNQPLVIDPETINRYQQLENYLNQEILVGLRPEAFAYGDKISQGHNIEVDIETVESLGHEMIIYFHAGVDKIEVAENRDGGSEIGTNKEENPQDSSLLIARVATAQEILGKSKITLTVDTKKLYFFDQDGEAII is encoded by the coding sequence ATGGCAACAATAGAATTCCAACAAATATTCAAAGTTTATTCCAACGGCTACACCGCCCTAAAAAACCTCTCCTTAGATATCAAAGACGGAGAATTTTTAGTATTCGTTGGACCTTCTGGTTGTGGAAAATCAACAGCATTAAGAATGCTCGCAGGACTAGAAGAAATTAGTGGTGGTAAACTCTTAATTGGGGGAGAAATAGTCAACGACAAAACCCCCCAAGAAAGAAACATAGCAATGGTATTTCAAAACTACGCCCTTTACCCACACATGACAGTTAGGGAAAACATGGAATTTCCCTTGAAAATGTTAAAAATGCCCAAAGCAGAAAGACAAAAACGGGTAATAGCAGCAGCAGAAAAATTAGGTTTAACCAACCTATTAGATAATAAACCCAAACAAATGTCAGGAGGACAAAGACAAAGAGTAGCAATGGGAAGGGCCATTGTGCGTAACCCCTCGGTATTTTTAATGGATGAACCATTATCTAATTTAGATGCCAAAATGCGGGTACAAATTAGAACCGAAATATCCCAATTGCAAAGAAATATGGGCATTACAATGGTGTACGTTACCCATGATCAAGTAGAAGCAATGACAATGGGCGATCGCGTCGCAGTCATGAAAGGAGGAGAACTCCAACAAATTGCCCCACCACAAGAACTTTATGACTCTCCAGCTAATACATTTGTCGCTGCTTTTATTGGTTCTCCAGCCATGAATATTTTTAGAAGTAAGCTAATTAAAAATGAGATGGGAGACTTAATAATTAACTTTGGAAATCAACCATTAGTAATAGATCCAGAAACAATAAATCGTTATCAACAATTAGAAAATTATCTCAATCAAGAAATTTTAGTAGGTTTACGTCCAGAAGCATTTGCCTATGGAGATAAAATTTCTCAAGGTCATAATATTGAAGTAGATATAGAAACTGTTGAATCTCTGGGACATGAAATGATCATTTATTTTCATGCTGGAGTTGATAAAATAGAAGTAGCAGAAAATCGAGATGGTGGTTCAGAAATAGGAACAAATAAAGAAGAAAATCCACAAGATTCTTCATTATTAATTGCTAGAGTTGCTACAGCACAAGAAATTTTAGGGAAATCAAAAATAACCTTAACAGTAGATACGAAAAAGTTATATTTCTTTGATCAGGATGGTGAGGCTATTATTTGA
- a CDS encoding carbohydrate ABC transporter permease, with protein MSISPVKYQKIIGKFAVYLILTLLAFLFIAPILFMIVGSLKPDDLVLVESGSIKAFIPEQISLQNYENVFERVKFTQYFFNSLFITSMIVLIGLLINSMAAYAFSRMQWQGRDILFAVVLALMIIPFEAIAVPLFFQITLIGLRNTYIAQIVPFIANAFSIYLFYTFFIDLPKELEEAAKVDGASALQTFFQIIVPVAKPAFATVAILTFLTQWGSFLWPVMITVGEEVRPLPVAIAEFQTLPPLQWGDIMAFGVMMVAPVLILFLIFQKWFVKGVASSGVKG; from the coding sequence ATGTCTATTTCTCCAGTAAAATATCAAAAGATAATCGGTAAGTTTGCTGTTTATTTAATATTGACTTTGTTAGCTTTTTTATTTATTGCCCCAATTTTATTTATGATTGTAGGGAGTTTAAAACCTGATGATTTAGTATTAGTTGAATCTGGGAGTATTAAGGCCTTTATTCCTGAGCAAATATCATTACAGAATTATGAAAATGTTTTTGAAAGAGTTAAATTTACCCAGTATTTCTTTAATTCTCTGTTCATTACCAGTATGATAGTATTAATAGGATTATTGATAAATTCAATGGCAGCTTATGCTTTTTCTAGGATGCAATGGCAAGGGAGAGATATCTTATTTGCTGTAGTTTTGGCATTAATGATTATACCCTTTGAAGCTATTGCAGTACCCTTATTTTTTCAAATTACCTTAATCGGTTTGCGTAACACTTATATAGCGCAAATTGTACCTTTTATCGCTAATGCCTTTTCTATTTACTTATTTTACACATTTTTTATTGACCTCCCCAAAGAATTAGAAGAAGCTGCAAAAGTAGATGGTGCGAGTGCATTGCAGACATTTTTTCAAATTATAGTACCCGTTGCTAAACCTGCATTTGCTACTGTGGCAATTCTGACCTTTTTAACACAATGGGGTTCATTTTTATGGCCTGTTATGATTACAGTAGGAGAAGAAGTTAGACCATTACCCGTTGCGATCGCCGAATTTCAAACCTTACCACCACTACAATGGGGTGATATCATGGCCTTTGGAGTCATGATGGTAGCACCAGTATTAATCCTCTTTTTAATCTTCCAAAAATGGTTTGTTAAAGGTGTTGCTTCTTCAGGAGTGAAAGGGTAA
- a CDS encoding sugar ABC transporter permease yields the protein MNRLITQLTKGKNTHIVFITPALIGLFLFLGIPFISAIILSFTNLRLGSPLPLEFIGLEQYYRILKDPAFLRALLNNGIFALVIVPVQTAIALGIAILLNQPLKGMAIFRTFFFMPVVFPMSLVSVVWILIYAPNPDGMMNSLMEFLTFGSWETTDFLRNSTFALPAIMLLSMWQGVGFQMVIILAGLQSIPENLYEAAAIDGSNKINQFIYITLPQLRNTLIFVMLVTSILAFRLFDQVKIMTEGGPNNATTTVMYEAVKAAFEQQKMAKGAAMTVVFFLVVLSITIIQRVVVKQERAID from the coding sequence ATGAATAGATTAATTACCCAACTTACAAAAGGAAAAAATACACACATTGTATTCATAACCCCAGCATTAATAGGACTATTCCTATTTTTAGGAATACCATTTATTTCCGCCATCATTTTATCCTTTACAAATTTACGCCTTGGTTCACCACTTCCCTTAGAATTTATCGGTTTAGAACAATATTATCGCATCCTTAAAGACCCAGCATTTTTGCGAGCATTATTAAACAACGGAATTTTTGCATTAGTTATAGTTCCCGTGCAAACAGCAATAGCTTTAGGAATAGCAATATTATTAAATCAACCATTAAAAGGAATGGCAATTTTTAGAACATTCTTTTTTATGCCGGTTGTATTTCCCATGTCCTTAGTTTCAGTCGTTTGGATCTTAATTTATGCTCCTAACCCTGATGGAATGATGAACTCATTAATGGAATTTTTAACATTTGGAAGTTGGGAAACAACCGACTTTTTACGTAATTCAACATTTGCTTTACCTGCGATTATGTTATTATCTATGTGGCAAGGAGTAGGCTTTCAAATGGTAATTATTTTAGCTGGTTTACAATCAATTCCAGAGAATTTATATGAAGCCGCCGCCATAGATGGAAGTAATAAAATTAATCAATTTATTTATATTACTTTACCCCAATTACGGAATACTTTGATTTTCGTGATGTTGGTGACATCAATTTTAGCATTTCGGTTATTTGATCAAGTTAAAATCATGACTGAAGGTGGACCAAATAATGCTACAACTACAGTAATGTACGAAGCAGTAAAGGCAGCGTTTGAACAACAGAAAATGGCTAAAGGTGCTGCGATGACGGTAGTCTTTTTCTTGGTAGTTTTATCAATTACAATTATTCAGAGAGTTGTTGTTAAGCAGGAAAGGGCAATTGATTGA
- a CDS encoding YebC/PmpR family DNA-binding transcriptional regulator: MAGHSKWANIKRQKAVVDAKRGNVFTKLSRAIIVAARSGIPDPAGNFQLRTAIDKAKAAGIPNDNIDRAIAKGAGTFSDGNSLEEIRYEGYGPGGVAVLIEALTDNRNRTAADVRVAFSKNGGNLGETGCVSWMFSQKGVCIVEDVMDEEKLLEASLEADADSYEMTDDEVAEVFTEFTNLENLSQTLKAKGFHVTDIELRWIPGNQIEVTDPDQAKSVFKLIDTLENLDDVQNVTANFDISESLMELSL; this comes from the coding sequence ATGGCTGGACATAGTAAATGGGCAAATATTAAGCGTCAAAAAGCGGTAGTTGATGCTAAACGGGGAAATGTATTTACAAAGCTATCACGGGCGATTATAGTTGCAGCTAGGAGTGGTATTCCAGACCCAGCAGGAAATTTTCAACTGCGAACTGCGATAGATAAAGCGAAGGCGGCGGGTATTCCTAATGATAATATTGATAGGGCTATTGCTAAAGGTGCAGGTACTTTCAGCGATGGTAACAGTTTAGAAGAAATTCGCTATGAAGGTTACGGGCCTGGTGGGGTAGCGGTTTTAATTGAAGCTTTAACAGATAATCGTAATCGTACCGCTGCTGATGTGCGAGTTGCTTTTAGTAAAAATGGCGGTAATTTGGGGGAAACCGGTTGTGTAAGTTGGATGTTTTCCCAAAAAGGTGTTTGTATAGTCGAAGATGTAATGGATGAAGAAAAACTTTTGGAAGCATCCTTAGAAGCTGATGCTGATAGTTATGAAATGACAGATGATGAAGTTGCAGAAGTTTTTACAGAATTTACCAATTTAGAAAACCTTAGTCAAACTCTCAAAGCAAAAGGTTTTCATGTCACAGATATAGAATTACGTTGGATACCAGGAAATCAAATTGAGGTGACAGATCCAGATCAGGCTAAATCTGTGTTTAAATTAATTGATACCTTGGAAAATTTAGATGATGTCCAAAATGTGACGGCTAATTTTGATATTTCTGAAAGTTTAATGGAGTTGAGTTTGTAA
- a CDS encoding sugar ABC transporter substrate-binding protein, producing MSRYRQYFNIPLLCSLFLISLILVSCFSGTKNNNTLNIWVHAGQEAERKTISAQAQRYNQSKPEIKVKLTFIPEGSYNSQVQAAALSNDLPDILEFDGPFVYNYVWQQNLIPIDEIISPEVKADLLPSIIAQGTYGNKLYSVGTFDSGLGIYGNRQQLETAGIRIPENNQDAWKVKEFNQALAKLAKQDPNQDGQVLDLKLNYGGEWFTYGFSPIIHSAGGTLLKQKGNSLQANSAINSRKSIKAINNLQTWIEKNYVDSNLDDAAFTSGRVALSWVGHWAYDGYKKALGNDLVLLPLPNFGQGSKTGQGSWNWGITANCKNPKAAVKFLEFLLQPQEILAMTNANGAVPATKSAIAQSPLYQEGAPLRLFAEQLLNSQTVPRPQTPGYAVVTSAFQQAVNNIIDGMEVKKALTQAAITIDIDIEDNQGYPQIW from the coding sequence ATGTCTAGATATCGCCAATATTTTAATATTCCTCTACTATGCAGTTTATTTTTGATTTCCCTAATTTTAGTTTCCTGTTTTAGTGGTACAAAAAATAATAACACTTTAAATATTTGGGTTCATGCAGGACAAGAAGCAGAAAGAAAAACAATATCTGCACAAGCACAAAGATATAATCAATCAAAACCAGAAATCAAGGTAAAATTAACCTTTATTCCCGAAGGTTCTTATAATTCCCAAGTCCAAGCAGCCGCACTTTCTAACGACTTACCAGACATTTTAGAATTTGATGGCCCCTTTGTTTATAACTATGTTTGGCAGCAAAATTTAATCCCCATTGATGAGATCATTTCCCCGGAAGTAAAAGCAGATTTACTACCATCAATAATTGCACAGGGAACTTATGGGAATAAACTCTATTCCGTCGGTACATTTGATTCTGGTTTAGGAATTTACGGCAATCGTCAACAATTAGAAACCGCAGGAATTAGAATTCCTGAAAATAATCAAGATGCTTGGAAAGTCAAAGAATTTAATCAAGCATTAGCCAAATTAGCCAAACAAGATCCAAATCAAGATGGACAAGTTTTAGACTTAAAATTAAATTATGGCGGTGAATGGTTCACCTATGGATTTTCACCAATTATACATTCTGCTGGCGGAACTTTACTCAAACAAAAAGGTAATTCACTGCAAGCAAATAGCGCAATTAATAGTAGAAAATCAATCAAAGCAATTAATAATTTACAAACTTGGATAGAAAAAAATTATGTAGATTCTAACCTAGATGATGCTGCTTTTACCAGTGGCAGAGTAGCCCTTTCTTGGGTTGGACATTGGGCTTATGATGGCTATAAAAAAGCATTAGGAAATGATTTAGTATTATTACCATTACCTAATTTTGGTCAAGGTTCAAAAACGGGACAAGGTTCATGGAATTGGGGAATAACTGCTAATTGTAAAAACCCTAAAGCAGCGGTAAAATTTCTAGAATTTCTATTACAACCCCAAGAAATATTAGCCATGACAAACGCCAATGGTGCAGTACCAGCTACAAAAAGTGCGATCGCTCAATCACCATTGTATCAAGAAGGCGCACCTTTAAGATTATTTGCCGAACAATTATTAAATAGTCAAACAGTACCCCGTCCCCAAACTCCTGGATATGCAGTAGTAACTTCAGCATTTCAACAAGCAGTCAACAATATTATTGATGGTATGGAAGTTAAAAAAGCCCTAACCCAAGCAGCCATAACCATTGATATAGACATAGAAGATAATCAAGGATATCCACAAATTTGGTGA
- a CDS encoding type ISP restriction/modification enzyme: protein MSRLLVTQYQTEVQKIIQFGGSRKETSIRFAFQNLLNEYCKPRDFLLIPELDFKLPNGKVVYPDGTVKDALRLDWGYWEAKDEYDNLDQEIEKKLNKGYPDSNILFEDSQTAVLIQAGTETQRVSMQDADALDSLINNFINFVRPEVQDFRSAIEIFKQDIPIILDSLRKLIDCQEGNNQSFATARNKFWELCKKSINPEITLLDIREMMIQHILTEDIFINIFSESQFHQENNVARELQGVISTFFTGSLKRNTLGSIERYYAVIKRTAANIVNHQEKQKFLKALYENFYKAYNPKAADRLGIVYTPNEIVRFMIESVDFLVHQHFGKLLADKDVEILDPATGTGTFITELIDYLPPHSLQHKYKHEIHCNEVAILPYYIANLNIEYTYKQKMGVYEEFENICFVDTLDNVPFVDKQLDLFVTSVENTARIKRQNNRTISVIIGNPPYNARQDNFNKNNANRSYKAIDKLIKESYIKNSNAQNKIVVYDMYVRFYRWATDRVKNGLICFITNSSFLDSRAFDGFRKSIQDEFNYVYCIDLGGNVREISGKDGVFISEKHTIFGESAMTGIVICFLIKDSNSSGCKIFYSHPFHVHEIRENKISYLAANKFNQIPFQHITPDKKYNWINQSDNNFDSLLPLVDKNVKSGTGEAAVFKLFTIGVVTNRDEWVYDFNDLNLTQKMQLMTKVYNLSVQNQTMDNSIKWSSSLESYLQSGKRVEFDQNLIQFTLYRPYLKLYHYREKIFNHRLTQNHYELFSQSLQSDNFLIAFSCVGSSKPFQCLAANSLVDLHFTGDSQCLPLHRYDKEGNRIDNITDWGLKQIQTHYQDETITKIDIFHYTYAVLHNPEYRKKYELNLKREFPRLPYYENFQKWVNWGKQLMELHINYETVTPYNLTRVDIPLKDNQKTIKVKLKADKNKGVIILDDITTLTGIPEIAWEYMLGNRSALEWILDQYKEKKPKDQTIAEKFNNYRFADYKEQVIELLMRVCTVSVETMKIIKEMSDI from the coding sequence ATGTCCAGATTATTAGTCACCCAATACCAAACGGAAGTACAAAAAATTATCCAGTTTGGTGGGTCAAGAAAAGAAACTTCTATCCGGTTCGCTTTCCAAAATCTGTTAAATGAATATTGCAAACCTAGAGATTTTTTACTTATTCCTGAATTAGATTTTAAACTCCCAAATGGTAAAGTTGTTTATCCCGATGGAACAGTTAAAGATGCTTTGCGGTTAGATTGGGGTTATTGGGAAGCTAAGGACGAATATGATAATTTAGATCAAGAAATTGAGAAGAAGTTAAATAAGGGTTATCCTGATAGTAATATTTTATTTGAAGATTCCCAAACTGCGGTTTTAATTCAAGCAGGTACAGAAACTCAGCGTGTATCTATGCAAGATGCTGACGCGCTGGATAGTCTAATTAATAATTTTATAAATTTTGTTCGTCCTGAAGTTCAAGACTTTCGATCAGCTATAGAAATTTTTAAACAAGATATTCCCATTATCTTAGATTCTCTCAGAAAGTTGATTGATTGTCAAGAGGGGAATAATCAATCTTTTGCAACTGCTAGAAATAAGTTTTGGGAACTTTGTAAAAAGTCCATTAACCCGGAAATTACGTTGTTAGATATTCGGGAAATGATGATTCAGCATATTTTAACTGAGGATATTTTTATTAATATTTTCAGTGAGTCGCAGTTTCATCAAGAAAATAATGTTGCGCGGGAATTACAAGGGGTAATTTCCACGTTTTTTACCGGAAGTTTAAAGCGGAATACTTTGGGAAGTATTGAAAGATATTATGCAGTAATTAAAAGAACCGCTGCTAATATTGTCAACCATCAAGAAAAACAGAAGTTTTTAAAAGCATTATACGAGAATTTTTATAAAGCATATAATCCCAAAGCTGCGGATAGATTAGGAATTGTTTATACTCCTAATGAAATCGTCCGGTTTATGATTGAGAGTGTGGATTTTTTGGTACATCAACATTTTGGTAAGTTGTTAGCAGATAAAGATGTAGAAATTTTAGATCCTGCGACGGGTACGGGTACGTTTATTACTGAGTTGATTGATTATTTACCTCCCCATAGTTTACAGCATAAATATAAACATGAAATTCATTGTAATGAGGTGGCAATTTTACCTTATTATATAGCGAATTTGAATATTGAATATACTTATAAACAGAAGATGGGAGTTTATGAGGAGTTTGAGAATATTTGTTTTGTGGATACTTTGGATAATGTACCTTTTGTAGATAAACAATTGGACTTATTTGTTACGAGTGTGGAAAATACCGCAAGAATTAAACGACAGAATAATCGGACTATTTCGGTAATTATTGGGAATCCTCCTTATAATGCTAGACAAGATAACTTTAACAAAAATAATGCTAATCGTAGTTATAAAGCAATAGATAAATTAATTAAGGAAAGTTATATTAAAAATAGTAATGCACAAAATAAAATAGTTGTTTATGATATGTATGTTCGTTTTTATAGATGGGCAACTGATAGAGTAAAAAATGGTCTTATCTGTTTTATTACTAATTCATCTTTTCTAGATAGTCGTGCATTTGATGGCTTCAGAAAATCTATTCAAGATGAATTTAATTATGTATATTGTATTGATTTAGGAGGTAATGTTAGAGAAATATCAGGAAAAGATGGTGTATTTATTTCTGAAAAACATACTATTTTTGGTGAAAGCGCAATGACTGGTATAGTTATCTGCTTTCTGATTAAAGATAGTAATTCATCAGGTTGTAAAATATTCTATTCTCATCCTTTCCATGTTCATGAAATAAGAGAAAATAAAATTAGCTATTTAGCAGCAAATAAATTTAATCAAATTCCTTTTCAACATATCACACCTGATAAAAAATATAATTGGATAAATCAATCTGATAATAATTTTGATTCTCTTTTACCCTTGGTTGATAAAAACGTAAAATCAGGTACGGGAGAAGCAGCAGTTTTCAAGTTATTTACAATTGGAGTAGTTACGAATCGAGATGAATGGGTTTATGATTTCAATGATTTGAATTTAACTCAAAAAATGCAATTAATGACAAAAGTGTATAACTTGTCTGTTCAAAATCAAACTATGGATAACTCTATTAAATGGAGTTCATCACTAGAGAGTTATTTGCAAAGTGGTAAACGAGTTGAATTTGATCAAAATTTAATCCAATTCACTTTATATAGACCATATTTAAAATTATATCACTATAGAGAAAAAATCTTTAATCACAGATTAACACAAAACCATTATGAATTATTTTCACAAAGTTTACAGAGTGATAATTTTTTAATTGCTTTTTCTTGTGTTGGTTCAAGTAAACCTTTTCAGTGTTTAGCTGCTAATTCATTAGTTGATTTACATTTTACAGGTGACTCTCAATGTCTCCCCCTCCACCGATACGACAAAGAAGGAAACCGCATTGATAACATAACCGACTGGGGATTAAAACAAATTCAAACCCATTATCAAGATGAAACAATCACCAAAATAGATATCTTCCATTATACTTATGCAGTATTACATAACCCAGAATACCGCAAAAAATACGAACTAAATTTAAAACGCGAATTTCCCCGCTTACCCTATTATGAAAACTTCCAAAAATGGGTGAACTGGGGAAAACAACTCATGGAATTACATATAAATTATGAAACAGTCACACCTTATAATTTAACCCGTGTGGATATTCCTTTAAAAGACAATCAAAAAACCATTAAAGTTAAACTAAAAGCAGATAAAAATAAAGGTGTAATCATCTTAGATGATATTACCACATTAACAGGAATTCCTGAAATAGCTTGGGAATATATGCTAGGAAATCGCAGTGCATTAGAATGGATTTTAGATCAATACAAAGAAAAGAAACCCAAAGATCAAACCATTGCGGAAAAATTCAATAATTATCGTTTCGCAGATTATAAAGAACAGGTAATAGAATTATTAATGAGAGTGTGTACAGTCAGTGTAGAGACGATGAAAATAATTAAAGAAATGTCGGATATTTAG
- a CDS encoding putative toxin-antitoxin system toxin component, PIN family, whose protein sequence is MTRPYQIVVDTNVILAGLRSNRGASYKLLSILNDTRWQLNISTALIFEYEEILKREKDQLNLEDEDIDNIIEAICAISNQCNIFYLWRPVARDPDDDFVIDLAVECQADFIITYNQKDLQAAEKFGIKVLTPKQFLQQVGELS, encoded by the coding sequence ATGACTAGACCTTATCAAATTGTAGTAGACACTAATGTAATTCTAGCTGGTCTACGCTCTAACCGTGGTGCATCCTACAAGTTATTAAGCATACTCAACGATACTCGTTGGCAATTAAATATTTCGACCGCTTTAATCTTCGAGTATGAAGAAATACTTAAACGAGAAAAAGACCAGTTAAACCTAGAAGATGAAGATATTGATAATATTATAGAAGCGATTTGTGCCATATCCAACCAATGTAATATTTTTTATCTATGGCGGCCAGTTGCACGCGACCCAGATGATGATTTTGTCATAGATTTAGCTGTAGAATGCCAAGCCGACTTTATTATCACTTACAATCAAAAGGATTTACAAGCAGCAGAAAAATTTGGCATCAAAGTATTAACTCCTAAACAATTCTTACAACAAGTAGGAGAATTATCATGA
- a CDS encoding nucleotidyltransferase domain-containing protein, translating to MNREYLINFLRENLNTIKSYGVTSLALFGSYARDEAKTTSDIDLLVEFQGKISFDKYMDLNFF from the coding sequence ATGAACAGAGAATATTTAATTAACTTTCTTAGAGAAAACTTAAACACTATTAAAAGTTATGGTGTCACTTCCTTAGCTTTATTTGGTTCTTATGCAAGAGATGAAGCGAAAACTACTAGCGATATTGATTTACTGGTAGAATTTCAAGGAAAAATATCCTTTGATAAATATATGGACTTAAATTTTTTTTAG